A single genomic interval of Pyrus communis chromosome 5, drPyrComm1.1, whole genome shotgun sequence harbors:
- the LOC137733134 gene encoding trihelix transcription factor PTL-like, with amino-acid sequence MDDYGPPDLRHLMASKTQFCKPLQFPEQFSVHHNLTPPPPPPPHYHHHPILVGSEIVAAAGLLDHHRYTSMITTTACHPSITISSNASAAAAMYGIELEHGWNNIDGANNNNSRWPRQETLTLLEIRSALDSKFKETNQKGPLWDEVSRIMAEEHGFQRTGKKCKEKFENLYKYYKKTKEGKSGRQDGKHYRFFRQLEAIYGDHHQSSNLSSIYGRSNPLLCHTTPSGSFDRDQNQEEVVVQDQKIISCESLSSNNSTEFDQNPSSENNDDNESLSAIGYFMMNQSMESLKNENKSYATQVKKKWKAKVEEFVSSQVGKVIKTQEELMEKMVKSIEDSADERIAKEEEWRKQEAAMYEREVHEFWAKERAWVETRDAAIMEALSKYTGQGAYNNNGKDDIAKETGNDNRKNYPRWTEHEVASLIQLRTSSEPTSQESEYLKEEGVWKEIAAKMGSLGYTRSGGECKEKWENISVCFRMTTEWNKMHKQETKTNNMYFSQMSCYEEGQEVWNQRQDGMGVQQMDEGLSPLCSNMDVNSSSLHIPFNGGENLWDERYSHATNSPCDNR; translated from the exons aTGGATGACTATGGACCTCCAGATCTCCGGCATCTGATGGCCTCAAAAACCCAGTTTTGTAAGCCCTTACAATTCCCAGAGCAATTTTCAGTACACCACAATCTCACGCCtccaccgccaccgccgccCCATTATCATCACCACCCCATATTGGTAGGCAGTGAGATTGTTGCAGCTGCTGGCTTGCTCGACCATCATCGTTATACTAGTATGATCACTACAACTGCTTGTCATCCTAGTATTACTATTAGTAGTAAtgcttctgctgctgctgcgatGTATGGGATAGAGTTGGAGCATGGATGGAATAATATTGATGGagcaaataataataatagtaggTGGCCAAGACAAGAAACTCTTACTCTTTTAGAGATTAGATCTGCTCTTGATTCCAAGTTCAAGGAGACTAATCAGAAAGGACCCCTGTGGGATGAAGTCTCTAG GATAATGGCTGAGGAACATGGATTCCAGAGAACTGGGAAGAAATGCAAAGAAAAGTTTGAGAACTTGTACAAGTACTACAAGAAAACCAAGGAAGGGAAATCTGGGAGGCAAGATGGGAAGCACTATAGGTTCTTTCGTCAACTTGAAGCAATTTATGGAGATCATCATCAAAGTAGCAATCTGTCCTCCATTTACGGTAGATCAAACCCTCTTCTTTGTCACACTACTCCAAGTGGCAGTTTTGACCGAGATCAAAACCAAGAAGAAGTAGTTGTGCAAGACCAAAAGATTATAAGCTGCGAGAGCCTTAGTTCCAATAACTCAACTGAATTTGATCAAAACCCATCCTCGGAGAACAACGACGACAATGAGTCACTTTCAGCTATTGGTTATTTCATGATGAATCAGTCAATGGAGAGCCTTAAGAACGAGAATAAAAGTTATGCGACCCAGGTAAAGAAGAAATGGAAAGCAAAGGTGGAGGAGTTTGTGAGCTCACAAGTGGGGAAGGTAATAAAGACCCAGGAGGAATTGATGGAGAAGATGGTAAAGAGTATTGAAGATAGTGCGGATGAGAGGATAGCTAAGGAAGAAGAATGGAGGAAGCAAGAGGCGGCCATGTATGAGCGAGAAGTGCATGAGTTTTGGGCTAAGGAGAGAGCATGGGTTGAAACTCGAGATGCGGCGATAATGGAGGCTCTAAGCAAATATACAGGCCAAGGAGCTTACAACAACAATGGCAAGGACGATATTGCAAAAGAAACTGGTAATGATAACAGAAAGAATTATCCTAGATGGACTGAACATGAAGTTGCAAGTTTAATACAGCTGAGGACTAGCTCGGAACCCACATCCCAAGAAAGTGAGTATCTGAAGGAGGAGGGAGTGTGGAAGGAGATAGCTGCAAAAATGGGTAGTTTGGGCTACACAAGGAGTGGAGGGGAGTGTAAAGAGAAATGGGAGAATATAAGTGTTTGTTTTAGAATGACAACAGAATGGAACAAGATGCACAAACAAGAAACGAAGACTAATAACATGTACTTTAGTCAGATGTCTTGTTATGAAGAAGGCCAGGAAGTTTGGAATCAAAGACAGGATGGGATGGGAGTTCAACAAATGGATGAGGGACTTTCACCATTGTGTTCTAATATGGATGTGAACTCTAGCTCGTTGCACATTCCATTTAATGGAGGAGAAAACCTGTGGGATGAGAGATACTCTCATGCAACCAACTCACCATGTGACAACCGTTAA